The Azotosporobacter soli genome contains a region encoding:
- a CDS encoding sulfite exporter TauE/SafE family protein — protein MSIIAAVQGALVLVTAWFGVVFFGHAAKNKEQMSDKSWGKLSGVGFIANFFDTLGIGSFAPTTAMFKAMDLVPDRLIPGTLNVSMTIPVVVEALIFITVIKVDPTTLIAMVAASMVGAIFGAGIVSHLPEKKIQMGMGIALMIVAFVFVAGLLKWMPVGGEAIGLEGAQLGIGVVGNFILGALMTIGIGLYAPCMALVYALGMSPKVAFPIMMCSCAFLMPAASIKFVKEAAYDIKASIAITIAGSVGVLIAAYIVKEMPLEILKWVVVCVILYTSITMLRAGMKNND, from the coding sequence ATGTCAATTATTGCTGCGGTCCAAGGAGCGTTAGTATTGGTAACTGCTTGGTTCGGCGTGGTGTTTTTCGGCCATGCTGCCAAGAACAAGGAGCAAATGTCTGACAAGAGCTGGGGAAAACTTTCTGGTGTAGGCTTCATTGCTAACTTCTTTGATACCCTCGGTATCGGTAGCTTTGCCCCGACCACAGCCATGTTTAAAGCCATGGACCTTGTGCCGGATCGTCTGATTCCCGGTACGTTGAATGTCAGCATGACGATTCCGGTTGTAGTGGAAGCCTTGATATTTATAACCGTTATTAAAGTCGATCCGACGACGTTAATTGCCATGGTTGCCGCTTCCATGGTTGGCGCAATTTTTGGTGCGGGAATAGTATCGCATCTGCCGGAGAAAAAAATACAGATGGGCATGGGCATTGCGCTGATGATCGTAGCGTTCGTCTTTGTCGCCGGCTTACTGAAGTGGATGCCGGTTGGCGGCGAAGCTATTGGTCTGGAAGGTGCTCAATTAGGCATTGGCGTAGTGGGCAACTTCATCCTGGGTGCGCTGATGACAATCGGTATCGGCCTGTACGCGCCATGCATGGCGTTGGTCTATGCACTGGGTATGAGTCCGAAAGTCGCATTTCCGATCATGATGTGCTCCTGCGCATTCCTGATGCCGGCAGCGAGCATTAAATTCGTCAAAGAAGCTGCTTATGACATCAAAGCCTCGATTGCCATCACGATTGCCGGATCGGTCGGCGTCCTGATCGCTGCGTACATCGTTAAAGAAATGCCGCTTGAGATTTTGAAATGGGTTGTTGTTTGTGTAATCCTTTATACCTCGATCACCATGTTGCGTGCGGGGATGAAAAACAACGATTAA
- the cax gene encoding calcium/proton exchanger, whose product MKRQRREVSEMMMMKFLLLAVPLSIAAEVLHWSSATVFIASCMAIIPLAMYMGIATEEIAHVVGYQWGGFLNATFGNATELIIAFFALKAGLYDVVKASLAGSVMGNILLVLGASMFAGGLRHKVQTFNVDLVEVSSSMLTFGAIGLCVPAIFLRSVGTGTLDSWRYEPLSLLIAVIMLGIYLLKMYFSFGSHREFYRQEEENGGEFEGQWGVRKAIVVLLATTIIIAVESEFLVASIIPVTQEWGISEFFVGIILIPIVGNAAEHSTAIWMAMKNKMDVAIEIAVGSSLQILLFVMPLLVILGALIDRTMSIVFIDVEVASILVAVWIANRVAGDGQSNWLEGVQLMAVYLLIGICFYWL is encoded by the coding sequence ATGAAACGGCAGCGAAGGGAAGTGAGTGAAATGATGATGATGAAATTTTTGCTGCTGGCAGTGCCGCTGAGCATTGCAGCGGAAGTCTTGCATTGGTCGTCGGCAACTGTATTTATCGCTTCCTGTATGGCGATCATTCCATTGGCCATGTATATGGGCATAGCGACAGAGGAAATTGCGCACGTTGTCGGTTATCAGTGGGGTGGTTTTCTCAATGCGACGTTCGGAAATGCAACAGAACTGATCATTGCCTTTTTTGCGCTGAAAGCAGGGTTATATGATGTGGTAAAAGCTTCGCTTGCCGGTTCTGTGATGGGGAATATTCTGCTTGTCCTGGGCGCGAGCATGTTTGCTGGTGGACTGCGCCATAAGGTACAGACGTTCAATGTTGATTTAGTCGAAGTGTCGAGCAGTATGCTGACATTTGGCGCAATCGGCTTATGCGTGCCGGCGATTTTCTTGCGCAGCGTAGGAACGGGAACGCTCGATTCGTGGAGATATGAACCGCTTAGTTTATTGATTGCAGTTATCATGCTGGGGATATATTTGCTGAAGATGTACTTCTCTTTTGGCTCGCATCGAGAATTTTATCGACAGGAAGAGGAGAATGGCGGAGAATTTGAAGGGCAGTGGGGCGTGCGAAAAGCTATCGTAGTCTTGCTCGCTACGACGATCATTATCGCTGTGGAAAGCGAATTCCTCGTTGCTTCGATCATTCCGGTGACGCAAGAGTGGGGAATCAGCGAGTTTTTTGTCGGCATTATTCTGATCCCGATTGTTGGCAACGCAGCGGAACACAGCACTGCAATTTGGATGGCGATGAAGAATAAGATGGATGTGGCGATAGAAATTGCCGTTGGATCCAGTTTGCAGATCTTGCTTTTTGTCATGCCGTTGCTGGTCATACTTGGCGCGTTAATTGACAGGACAATGAGTATTGTTTTTATCGATGTAGAAGTGGCGTCGATTCTTGTAGCTGTCTGGATTGCCAATCGGGTGGCCGGAGACGGACAATCCAATTGGCTGGAAGGAGTCCAATTGATGGCGGTATACCTCCTGATCGGGATATGTTTTTATTGGCTATAA